A genomic region of Mycobacterium senriense contains the following coding sequences:
- a CDS encoding helix-turn-helix domain-containing protein, producing MKRTLHRSAKSRDQLLDELRHAYEGGASIRSLVAKTGRSYGSVHSLLRESGTTMRSRGGPNRTAKIARA from the coding sequence ATGAAGAGAACACTGCATAGGTCGGCCAAGTCACGCGACCAGTTGTTGGACGAACTGCGCCACGCCTACGAAGGCGGCGCCAGCATCCGCAGCCTGGTCGCGAAGACCGGCAGGTCGTACGGGTCGGTTCACAGCTTGCTGCGGGAGTCGGGCACCACAATGCGCAGCCGCGGCGGCCCCAACCGGACCGCCAAGATCGCGCGGGCGTAG
- a CDS encoding ABC-F family ATP-binding cassette domain-containing protein — protein MITATDLEVRAGARILLSPDGPDLRVQPGDRIGLVGRNGAGKTTTLRILAGETEPYAGAINRVGEIGYLPQDPKEGDLDVLARDRVLSARGLDVLLTDLEKQQALMAEVADDDARDRAIRRYGQLEERFVALGGYGAESEASRICASLGLPERVLTQQLRTLSGGQRRRVELARILFAASEGGAGMSGSSTTLLLDEPTNHLDADSIGWLRDFLRAHTGGLVIISHNVELLADVVNRVWFLDAVRGEVDVYNMTWQKYLDARATDEQRRRRERANAERKATALRSQAAKLGAKATKAVAAQNMLRRADRMMAALDDERVADKVARIKFPNPATCGRTPLVATGLSKSYGSLEVFTGVDLAIDRGSRVVVLGLNGAGKTTLLRILAGTEAPDTGGLEPGHGLRIGYFAQEHDTLDNDATVWENIRHAAPDSGEQDLRGLLGAFMFSGPQLDQPAGTLSGGEKTRLALAGLVASTANVLLLDEPTNNLDPASREQVLDALRSYQGAVVLVTHDPGAAEALDPQRVVLLPDGTEDFWSDEYRDLIELA, from the coding sequence GTGATCACGGCCACGGACCTCGAGGTCCGCGCTGGTGCGCGCATCCTGCTCTCCCCGGACGGTCCCGACCTGCGCGTGCAGCCCGGCGACCGCATCGGGCTGGTGGGCCGCAACGGCGCCGGCAAGACCACCACGCTGCGCATCTTGGCTGGGGAGACCGAACCCTACGCGGGCGCGATCAACCGCGTCGGCGAAATCGGTTATCTGCCACAGGATCCCAAAGAGGGCGACCTCGACGTGCTGGCCCGCGACCGGGTGCTGTCGGCCCGCGGGCTCGACGTGTTGCTGACCGACCTGGAAAAGCAGCAGGCGTTGATGGCCGAGGTCGCCGATGATGACGCCCGCGACCGCGCGATCCGCCGGTACGGGCAGCTGGAGGAGCGTTTCGTCGCCCTGGGCGGCTATGGCGCGGAAAGCGAAGCGAGCCGCATCTGCGCGAGTCTGGGCCTGCCGGAACGGGTGCTGACGCAGCAGCTGCGCACGCTGTCTGGCGGGCAGCGCCGCCGGGTGGAGCTGGCCCGCATCCTGTTCGCCGCGTCGGAAGGCGGCGCGGGGATGTCGGGTTCGTCGACCACGCTGCTGCTCGACGAGCCGACCAACCACCTGGACGCGGATTCCATCGGCTGGCTGCGTGATTTTCTGCGCGCGCACACCGGCGGGCTGGTGATCATCAGCCACAACGTCGAACTGCTCGCCGACGTCGTCAACCGGGTGTGGTTCCTGGACGCGGTGCGCGGCGAGGTCGACGTCTACAACATGACGTGGCAGAAATACCTCGACGCGCGGGCCACCGACGAGCAGCGCCGGCGCCGGGAACGCGCCAACGCCGAACGCAAGGCCACCGCGCTGCGCTCGCAGGCCGCCAAGCTCGGCGCCAAGGCCACCAAAGCCGTTGCAGCGCAAAACATGTTGCGTCGTGCCGACCGGATGATGGCCGCGCTCGACGACGAGCGGGTGGCCGACAAGGTGGCCCGCATCAAGTTCCCCAACCCGGCCACGTGCGGGCGCACGCCGCTGGTGGCCACCGGGTTGAGCAAGTCCTACGGGTCGCTGGAGGTGTTCACCGGTGTCGACCTGGCGATCGACCGCGGCTCTCGGGTGGTGGTGCTGGGCCTCAACGGCGCCGGCAAGACCACCTTGCTGAGAATCCTGGCCGGCACCGAGGCGCCCGACACCGGGGGACTCGAGCCCGGACACGGGCTGCGGATCGGCTACTTCGCCCAGGAGCACGACACGCTCGACAACGACGCGACTGTGTGGGAGAACATCCGCCACGCCGCACCGGATTCGGGCGAGCAGGACCTGCGCGGCCTGTTGGGCGCGTTCATGTTCAGCGGCCCCCAGCTCGACCAGCCGGCGGGGACCCTGTCCGGCGGCGAGAAGACCCGGCTCGCGCTGGCCGGGTTGGTGGCCTCGACCGCCAACGTGCTGTTGCTCGACGAGCCGACGAACAACCTCGACCCGGCCTCGCGCGAGCAGGTGCTCGACGCGCTGCGCAGCTACCAGGGCGCGGTGGTTTTGGTGACGCACGACCCCGGTGCCGCCGAGGCGCTCGACCCGCAACGCGTCGTGTTGTTGCCCGACGGCACCGAGGACTTCTGGTCCGACGAATACCGGGATCTCATCGAACTCGCCTGA
- a CDS encoding enoyl-CoA hydratase, translated as MSLVLVDHPRPGVALITLNRPERMNSMAFDVMLPLKEALEKVTYDNSVRVVVLTGAGRGFSSGADHKSAGSVPHVDGLTRPTYALRSMEILDEVILALRRLHQPVIAAVNGPAIGGGLCLALAADIRVASTSAYFRAAGINNGLTASELGLSYLLPRAIGSSRAFEIMLTGRDISAEEAERIGLVSCQVPDEQLLDTCYAIAARIAAFSRPGIELTKRTLWSGLDAGSLEGHMQAEGLGQLFVRLLTANFEEAVTARAERRPPVFTDDK; from the coding sequence GTGAGTTTGGTACTGGTAGACCACCCGCGGCCCGGCGTGGCGCTGATAACCCTGAATCGACCTGAGCGGATGAACTCCATGGCGTTCGACGTCATGCTCCCGCTCAAGGAGGCGCTGGAAAAGGTCACTTACGACAATTCGGTACGCGTGGTCGTGCTGACCGGGGCCGGTCGCGGCTTTTCCTCCGGCGCCGATCACAAGTCCGCGGGCTCGGTGCCCCACGTCGATGGCCTGACCCGCCCGACATACGCGCTGCGCTCCATGGAGATCCTCGACGAGGTGATCCTGGCGCTGCGCCGGCTGCACCAACCGGTGATCGCCGCGGTCAACGGTCCCGCCATCGGCGGCGGCCTGTGCCTGGCCCTGGCCGCCGACATCCGGGTGGCCTCGACCAGCGCGTACTTCCGCGCCGCCGGCATCAACAACGGGCTGACCGCCAGCGAACTGGGGCTGTCCTACCTGCTGCCGCGGGCGATCGGCTCGTCGCGCGCCTTCGAGATCATGCTGACCGGTCGCGATATCAGCGCCGAGGAGGCCGAGCGCATCGGGCTGGTGTCCTGCCAGGTGCCCGATGAGCAACTCCTGGACACCTGCTACGCCATCGCCGCGCGGATAGCGGCCTTCTCGCGGCCGGGCATCGAGTTGACCAAGCGCACACTGTGGAGTGGACTGGACGCCGGTAGCCTGGAAGGGCACATGCAAGCCGAAGGCTTGGGACAGCTATTCGTCCGCCTGCTCACCGCCAACTTCGAAGAAGCGGTTACCGCGCGCGCAGAACGACGACCACCGGTGTTCACCGACGACAAATAG
- the trxA gene encoding thioredoxin, producing MTTLDLTAEKFNETIAGNDIVLVDFWASWCGPCRQFGPTFQASAEKHPDIVHAKVDTEAEQQLAAAAQIRSIPTLMAFKKGKLLFNQPGALPPAALEDLVAQVRAFDVDAAEAEAGQAE from the coding sequence GTGACAACACTTGATCTCACCGCTGAGAAGTTCAACGAAACCATCGCGGGCAACGACATCGTGCTCGTCGACTTCTGGGCGTCCTGGTGCGGCCCATGCCGCCAGTTCGGTCCCACTTTCCAGGCGTCGGCGGAAAAACACCCCGACATCGTGCACGCCAAAGTCGACACCGAGGCCGAACAACAGCTGGCCGCGGCGGCCCAGATCCGGTCTATCCCGACACTGATGGCGTTCAAGAAGGGCAAACTGCTGTTCAACCAGCCCGGTGCCCTGCCGCCGGCCGCCCTGGAGGACCTGGTCGCCCAAGTCCGTGCCTTCGACGTCGACGCCGCCGAGGCCGAGGCCGGGCAAGCCGAATAA
- a CDS encoding acyl-CoA dehydrogenase produces the protein MGHYIANVRDIEFNLFEVLDVGAVLGTGGYSDLDEDTVKTILAEAARLAEGPVAESFAFADRNPPVFDPAEHKITVPDELAKTVAALKEAGWWRLGMAEEIGGMPAPPPLAWAVNEMLICANPSANFFCLGPFMSQALYVEGNEQQRQWAAQGVERGWAATMVLTEPDAGSDVGAGRAKAIEQPDGTWHIEGVKRFISGGDVGDTAENIFHLVLARPEGAGPGTKGLSLFYVPNFLFDPETFELGPRNGVYVTGVEHKMGIKSSPTCELTFGATDVPAVGYLVGDVHRGIAQMFTVIEQARMTIGVKAAGTLSTGYLNALAFAKERVQGADLTQMSDKTAPRVTIIHHPDVRRSLMTQKAYAEGLRALYMYAAAHQDDAVAQRVSGANPEMAHRIDDLLLPIVKGVSSERAYEVLTESLQTLGGSGFLADYPLEQYIRDSKIDSLYEGTTAIQALDFFFRKIVRDRGQALQFLTTQITATIDDCDEALKPIAQLVQTAYDDVTAMTGALTGYLMSATQHPTEIYKVGLGSVRYLLAVGDLLIGWRLLVQAGIATRALADGPGNDEAFYRGKIATAAFFAKNMLPKLTSLRGVIEAIDDEIMKVAEEAF, from the coding sequence TTGGGCCACTACATCGCAAACGTTCGTGATATCGAGTTCAACCTTTTCGAAGTGCTCGATGTCGGCGCTGTTTTGGGCACCGGCGGCTACAGTGACCTCGACGAGGACACGGTCAAAACGATATTGGCCGAAGCCGCTCGCCTCGCCGAAGGGCCGGTGGCCGAATCCTTCGCCTTCGCGGACCGCAATCCGCCGGTATTCGACCCGGCCGAGCACAAGATCACGGTGCCCGACGAGTTGGCCAAGACGGTGGCGGCGCTCAAGGAGGCCGGCTGGTGGCGGCTGGGCATGGCCGAAGAGATCGGCGGCATGCCCGCCCCGCCGCCGCTGGCCTGGGCGGTCAACGAGATGCTCATCTGCGCCAATCCGTCGGCGAACTTCTTTTGCCTGGGCCCCTTCATGTCTCAGGCGTTGTATGTCGAGGGCAACGAGCAGCAGCGGCAATGGGCCGCGCAGGGCGTGGAGCGGGGCTGGGCGGCCACCATGGTGCTCACCGAACCCGACGCGGGCTCCGACGTCGGCGCAGGCCGCGCCAAAGCCATCGAACAACCCGACGGCACCTGGCACATCGAGGGCGTCAAGCGCTTCATCTCCGGCGGCGACGTGGGCGATACCGCCGAGAACATCTTCCATCTGGTGCTGGCCCGCCCGGAGGGCGCCGGACCGGGCACCAAGGGGCTGAGCCTGTTCTACGTGCCCAACTTCCTGTTCGACCCCGAGACCTTCGAACTCGGCCCCCGCAACGGCGTTTACGTCACCGGGGTGGAACACAAGATGGGCATCAAGTCCTCCCCCACGTGCGAATTGACTTTCGGCGCAACGGATGTCCCCGCTGTCGGTTACCTGGTCGGCGATGTGCACCGGGGCATTGCGCAGATGTTCACCGTGATCGAGCAGGCGCGCATGACGATTGGCGTCAAAGCGGCCGGCACGCTGTCCACCGGTTACCTGAACGCGCTGGCCTTCGCCAAGGAGCGGGTGCAGGGTGCGGACCTGACGCAGATGTCCGACAAGACCGCACCGCGGGTCACGATCATTCACCATCCCGACGTGCGTCGCAGCCTGATGACCCAGAAGGCGTACGCGGAGGGGCTGCGCGCGCTCTACATGTATGCCGCCGCACATCAGGATGATGCTGTGGCCCAACGTGTTTCGGGCGCAAATCCCGAGATGGCACACCGCATCGACGATCTGCTGCTGCCGATCGTCAAGGGGGTCAGCTCGGAGCGCGCCTATGAGGTACTGACTGAGTCACTGCAGACGTTGGGCGGCTCCGGCTTTTTGGCCGACTATCCGCTCGAGCAGTACATCCGCGATTCCAAGATCGACTCGCTCTATGAGGGCACCACCGCCATCCAGGCGCTGGACTTCTTCTTCCGCAAGATCGTGCGCGACCGGGGTCAGGCCCTGCAGTTCTTGACGACTCAGATCACCGCGACCATCGACGACTGCGACGAGGCGCTCAAGCCGATCGCCCAGCTGGTCCAGACCGCGTACGACGATGTCACGGCGATGACGGGCGCGCTGACCGGCTACCTGATGTCCGCAACGCAGCACCCGACCGAGATCTACAAGGTGGGGCTAGGATCGGTGCGCTATCTGCTCGCGGTCGGCGATCTGCTGATCGGCTGGCGGTTGCTGGTGCAGGCCGGCATCGCGACCCGCGCGCTGGCCGATGGGCCCGGGAATGACGAAGCGTTCTATCGGGGCAAGATCGCGACCGCGGCGTTCTTCGCCAAGAACATGCTGCCGAAGCTCACCTCGCTGCGCGGCGTCATCGAGGCCATCGACGACGAGATCATGAAGGTGGCCGAAGAGGCGTTCTGA
- a CDS encoding DUF5666 domain-containing protein, with the protein MAGNSIQVTKEDNATASVNFTSTTKITEVVPAGLPDVTPGSCVSVKPTEGSAPGQAVTAASVKISQSVNGACPKPPQSAPGASTTTPPSLPPSQAPAKPAWVRGSVASVSGNTINVTNTDPSGNTTQTTVTVDDKTKYSKQSSANTDAITPGKCLSARGTQDNGGALQATSINLRQAVDGKCGKPNQPGHGG; encoded by the coding sequence GTGGCCGGCAATTCCATTCAGGTCACCAAGGAAGACAACGCGACTGCCTCGGTCAACTTCACCTCGACTACCAAGATCACCGAGGTCGTTCCGGCCGGGCTGCCAGACGTCACCCCGGGCAGCTGCGTCAGCGTCAAGCCGACGGAGGGATCGGCGCCCGGCCAGGCGGTCACCGCGGCGTCGGTGAAGATCAGCCAGTCCGTGAATGGCGCCTGCCCCAAGCCTCCGCAGTCCGCGCCCGGCGCTTCGACCACCACGCCGCCGTCCCTTCCGCCGTCGCAGGCCCCCGCGAAACCGGCGTGGGTCCGGGGCTCGGTGGCGTCGGTATCCGGTAACACCATCAACGTGACCAACACCGATCCCAGCGGCAACACCACGCAAACGACCGTGACGGTCGATGACAAGACCAAATACAGCAAGCAGTCGTCCGCGAACACCGACGCGATCACGCCGGGCAAATGCCTGTCGGCGCGCGGAACCCAGGACAACGGCGGCGCACTGCAGGCGACGAGCATCAACCTACGACAGGCCGTCGACGGCAAGTGCGGCAAGCCCAACCAGCCCGGCCACGGCGGCTGA
- a CDS encoding DUF5666 domain-containing protein: protein MKNRRTQVALSVIVAFVAVCVAMCGSSHETSTSSAPPVPPSAAPNAAPPPAPPPPPGPPPPPVGKDYVEGMVQSNSNGTIALRTRSGSATVDYTPQTRVMDVTPAKLTDVTPGSCVNVKATPQSAPPPGAPAPGGPPPGPITAQAVTVTQSADGKCPPPAGFYGTVASVTGNTIAVNGLGPGGPGAATNVTVADSTSYQRQTPSDTQAITNGKCIGAQGTQDGGVLHAAMISVETCPPMGRPHPHLHLPHLPHIHL from the coding sequence TTGAAGAACCGGCGGACACAGGTCGCGCTCTCTGTCATTGTTGCTTTCGTCGCGGTATGCGTCGCCATGTGTGGCTCCTCGCACGAGACCTCGACCAGCAGCGCCCCGCCGGTCCCGCCGAGCGCAGCCCCCAACGCCGCGCCGCCGCCGGCGCCCCCGCCACCTCCGGGGCCCCCGCCACCTCCGGTCGGCAAGGACTATGTCGAGGGCATGGTGCAGTCGAATTCGAATGGCACGATCGCGCTTCGGACCCGATCGGGCTCGGCGACGGTGGACTACACACCGCAGACCAGGGTCATGGACGTCACCCCGGCGAAGCTGACCGACGTGACGCCCGGCAGTTGCGTGAACGTCAAAGCCACCCCGCAGAGCGCGCCGCCCCCCGGTGCTCCAGCGCCCGGCGGGCCGCCCCCCGGGCCGATCACCGCGCAGGCCGTGACGGTCACCCAGTCCGCGGACGGCAAGTGCCCGCCGCCGGCCGGCTTCTACGGCACCGTGGCCTCGGTGACGGGCAACACGATCGCCGTCAACGGCCTGGGCCCCGGCGGGCCGGGCGCCGCCACCAACGTGACCGTCGCCGATTCGACCTCATACCAGCGGCAGACGCCGTCGGACACCCAGGCGATCACCAACGGTAAATGCATTGGGGCCCAAGGAACTCAGGACGGTGGCGTCCTGCACGCGGCGATGATCAGTGTGGAGACGTGCCCACCCATGGGGCGTCCGCACCCCCACCTGCACCTGCCCCACCTCCCGCACATCCACCTCTAG
- a CDS encoding metal-sulfur cluster assembly factor has protein sequence MSETTAQGEEFLADLEEAMRDVVDPELGINVVDLGLVYGLNVEDGDEGTVALIDMTLTSAACPLTDVIEDQSRSALVGAGLVDDLRINWVWNPPWGPDKITEDGREQLRALGFTV, from the coding sequence ATGAGCGAAACCACCGCGCAGGGTGAGGAATTCCTTGCCGACCTCGAGGAGGCGATGCGTGACGTCGTCGACCCCGAACTCGGCATCAACGTCGTCGATTTGGGACTCGTCTACGGGCTGAACGTCGAAGACGGCGACGAGGGAACGGTCGCCCTGATCGACATGACGCTGACGTCGGCGGCCTGCCCGCTGACCGACGTCATCGAAGACCAGTCCCGCAGTGCGCTGGTGGGCGCCGGTCTGGTCGACGACCTGCGGATCAACTGGGTGTGGAACCCGCCGTGGGGTCCGGACAAGATCACCGAGGACGGCCGCGAGCAGCTGCGCGCCCTCGGCTTCACCGTCTGA
- the sufU gene encoding Fe-S cluster assembly sulfur transfer protein SufU, which produces MTLRLEQMYQDVILDHYKHPQHRGLREPFGAEVFHVNPVCGDEVTLRVALSEDGETVADVSYDGQGCSISQAATSVLTQQVIGQSVGEALKTIAAFTEMVSSRGTIEGDEDVLGDGIAFAGVAKYPARVKCALLGWMAFKDALVKACSDQEADFEEVTDERNHRAG; this is translated from the coding sequence CTGACATTGCGTCTCGAACAGATGTATCAGGACGTGATCCTGGACCACTACAAGCACCCGCAGCACCGGGGGCTGCGGGAGCCGTTCGGCGCCGAGGTGTTTCACGTCAACCCCGTCTGCGGTGACGAGGTCACCCTGAGGGTGGCGCTGTCCGAGGACGGCGAGACCGTCGCCGACGTGTCCTATGACGGGCAGGGCTGCTCCATCAGCCAGGCCGCGACCTCGGTGCTGACCCAACAGGTGATCGGTCAAAGCGTCGGCGAGGCGCTCAAGACCATCGCCGCGTTCACCGAGATGGTGTCCTCGCGCGGCACCATCGAGGGCGACGAGGACGTGCTGGGCGATGGGATCGCGTTCGCCGGGGTGGCCAAGTATCCGGCGCGGGTGAAATGCGCGCTATTGGGCTGGATGGCGTTCAAAGATGCTTTGGTCAAGGCTTGTTCGGACCAAGAAGCAGACTTCGAGGAGGTCACAGATGAGCGAAACCACCGCGCAGGGTGA
- a CDS encoding cysteine desulfurase, which yields MTASAAPLDVDAIRADFPILKRVMRSGNVLAYLDSGATSQRPLQVLDAEREFLLTSNGAVHRGAHQLMEEATDAYEQGRADVAAFVGADADELVFTKNATEALNLVSYVLGDKRFERAVGPGDVIVTTELEHHANLVPWQELARRTGATLRWYGVTDDGRIDLDSLQLDERVKVVAFTHHSNVTGAVAPVAELVSRARAVGALTVLDACQSVPHQPVDLHALDVDFAAFSGHKMLGPNGIGVLYGRREVLSALPPFLTGGSMIEAVTMEASTYAAVPQRFEAGTPMTSQVVGLGAATRYLGALGMEAVQAHEHQLVAAAIDGLSGIDGVRIVGPASMENRASPVSFVVDGVHAHDVGQVLDDEGVAVRVGHHCAMPLHRRFGLAATARASFGVYNTTEEVERLVAGVRRALDFFGRG from the coding sequence ATGACGGCCTCAGCTGCGCCTTTGGACGTTGACGCGATCCGCGCCGATTTCCCCATCCTCAAGCGCGTGATGCGCAGCGGAAATGTGTTGGCGTACCTGGATTCCGGCGCGACGTCGCAGCGGCCGCTGCAGGTGCTCGACGCCGAGCGGGAATTTCTGTTGACGTCCAACGGTGCCGTGCACCGCGGCGCTCATCAGCTGATGGAGGAGGCCACCGACGCCTACGAGCAGGGCCGTGCCGACGTCGCGGCGTTCGTGGGCGCCGACGCGGACGAGCTGGTGTTCACCAAGAACGCCACCGAGGCGCTCAACCTGGTGTCATATGTGCTGGGGGACAAGCGTTTCGAGCGTGCCGTCGGACCCGGAGACGTCATCGTCACCACCGAGCTCGAGCATCACGCCAACCTCGTTCCCTGGCAGGAACTCGCTCGGCGCACCGGGGCGACCCTGCGCTGGTATGGGGTCACCGACGACGGCCGCATCGACCTCGACTCGCTGCAGCTCGACGAACGCGTCAAAGTCGTTGCCTTTACTCATCATTCCAACGTCACCGGCGCGGTGGCCCCGGTGGCCGAGCTGGTCAGCCGCGCCCGGGCCGTGGGCGCGCTCACCGTGCTCGACGCCTGCCAGTCGGTGCCGCACCAGCCCGTCGACCTCCACGCCCTCGACGTGGACTTCGCCGCGTTCTCGGGGCATAAGATGCTGGGCCCCAACGGCATCGGCGTCCTCTACGGACGGCGCGAGGTGCTGTCGGCGCTGCCGCCGTTCTTGACCGGCGGTTCGATGATCGAGGCCGTGACCATGGAAGCGTCCACCTATGCCGCGGTGCCGCAGCGGTTCGAGGCCGGCACGCCGATGACGTCGCAGGTGGTCGGATTGGGTGCGGCCACGCGCTATCTCGGCGCCCTCGGCATGGAAGCCGTGCAGGCCCACGAGCACCAGCTGGTTGCCGCGGCCATCGACGGGCTGTCCGGCATCGACGGCGTCCGCATCGTCGGGCCGGCGTCGATGGAGAACCGCGCCTCGCCGGTGTCTTTCGTCGTCGACGGCGTGCACGCCCACGACGTCGGCCAGGTGCTCGACGACGAGGGCGTCGCGGTGCGGGTGGGACACCACTGCGCCATGCCGCTGCATCGCCGGTTCGGTCTCGCGGCCACTGCTCGGGCGTCCTTCGGGGTGTACAACACCACCGAGGAGGTCGAGCGCTTGGTTGCCGGTGTCCGCCGCGCTCTGGATTTCTTTGGGAGAGGCTGA
- the sufC gene encoding Fe-S cluster assembly ATPase SufC yields the protein MTTLEIKDLHVSVVNPNAAESEREIPILHGVDLTVKSGETHALMGPNGSGKSTLSYAIAGHPKYTVTSGSITLDGQDVLAMSIDERARAGIFLAMQYPVEVPGVSVSNFLRSAATAVRGEAPKLRHWVKEVKAAMGSLEIDPAFAERSVNEGFSGGEKKRHEILQLELLKPKIAILDETDSGLDVDALRVVSEGVNRYAETEHGGVLLITHYTRILRYIRPEYVHVFVGGRIAESGGPELADELEQNGYVRFSQAAATGA from the coding sequence ATGACCACTCTGGAAATCAAAGATCTGCACGTCAGCGTCGTCAACCCGAACGCCGCCGAGTCGGAGCGGGAGATCCCCATCCTCCACGGCGTCGACCTGACGGTGAAATCCGGTGAGACACATGCCTTGATGGGCCCCAACGGGTCGGGCAAGTCGACGCTGTCCTACGCCATCGCCGGTCACCCCAAGTACACGGTGACCTCGGGCTCCATCACCCTGGACGGCCAGGATGTGCTCGCGATGAGCATCGACGAGCGCGCGCGGGCCGGAATCTTCTTGGCCATGCAGTATCCCGTCGAGGTGCCCGGCGTCTCGGTGTCGAACTTCCTGCGCTCGGCGGCGACCGCCGTGCGCGGCGAGGCCCCCAAGCTGCGGCACTGGGTCAAAGAGGTCAAGGCGGCCATGGGCTCGCTGGAGATCGACCCGGCGTTCGCCGAGCGCAGCGTCAACGAGGGTTTCTCCGGCGGTGAGAAGAAGCGCCACGAGATCCTGCAGCTGGAACTGCTCAAGCCCAAGATCGCCATCCTCGACGAGACCGACTCCGGTCTCGACGTCGACGCGCTGCGGGTGGTCAGCGAGGGCGTAAACCGTTACGCCGAGACCGAGCACGGCGGCGTCCTGCTGATCACGCACTACACCCGCATCCTGCGCTACATCCGCCCCGAATACGTGCACGTGTTCGTCGGCGGGCGCATCGCCGAATCCGGCGGTCCTGAACTGGCCGACGAACTCGAGCAGAACGGCTACGTCCGCTTCTCCCAAGCGGCGGCAACTGGGGCGTAG
- the sufD gene encoding Fe-S cluster assembly protein SufD — protein MIADNLTSAVEGSSLTALNKGELFSSFDVDAFEVPHGRDEIWRFTPLRRLRGLHDGSARATGKAAIGVREQPGLRVETVSRGDERLGQAGVPTDRVAAQAFSSFNSATLITVERDTQIAEPIGVTITGPGEGAVAYGHLQIRVSELAEAVVVIDHRGSGTLADNVEFVVDDAARLTVVWLADWADDAVHVSMQHAKLGKDAVLRHVAVTLGGEVVRMTANVRYLGPGGDAELLGLYFADDGQHLESRLLVDHAQPDCKSNVLYKGALQGDPDSALPDAHTVWIGDVLIRADATGTDTFEVNRNLVLTDGARADSVPNLEIETGEIVGAGHASATGRFDDEQLFYLRSRGIPEEQARRLVIRGFFAEIISKIAVPEIRERLTAAIEHELAITEKTETTAS, from the coding sequence ATGATCGCCGACAATCTGACTTCGGCCGTCGAGGGGAGTTCGCTTACCGCATTGAATAAGGGGGAGTTGTTCTCCTCGTTCGATGTGGACGCTTTCGAGGTGCCGCACGGCCGCGACGAAATCTGGCGGTTCACCCCGCTGCGCCGGCTGCGCGGCCTGCACGACGGTTCGGCGCGCGCCACCGGCAAGGCCGCGATCGGCGTCAGGGAGCAGCCCGGCCTGCGGGTCGAGACCGTCTCCCGCGGCGACGAGCGCCTCGGCCAGGCTGGCGTGCCGACCGACCGTGTTGCCGCGCAGGCATTTTCGTCGTTCAACTCCGCGACCCTGATCACCGTCGAGCGCGACACCCAGATCGCCGAGCCGATCGGTGTCACCATCACCGGACCCGGCGAGGGTGCGGTGGCCTACGGGCACCTGCAGATCCGGGTCTCCGAGCTCGCCGAGGCGGTCGTGGTCATCGACCACCGGGGCAGCGGAACGCTGGCCGACAACGTCGAATTCGTCGTCGACGACGCCGCCCGGCTCACCGTGGTGTGGCTGGCCGACTGGGCCGACGACGCCGTGCATGTCAGCATGCAGCACGCCAAGCTGGGCAAGGACGCGGTGCTGCGTCACGTCGCGGTCACGCTCGGTGGCGAGGTGGTCCGGATGACGGCCAACGTGCGGTACCTGGGCCCGGGCGGCGACGCCGAGCTGCTCGGGCTGTACTTCGCCGACGACGGGCAGCACCTGGAGTCGCGGCTGCTGGTGGATCACGCCCAGCCCGACTGCAAGTCCAACGTGCTGTACAAGGGTGCGCTGCAAGGCGATCCGGACTCCGCGCTGCCCGACGCACACACGGTCTGGATCGGCGACGTGCTGATCCGCGCCGACGCCACCGGCACCGACACCTTCGAGGTGAACCGCAACCTGGTGCTCACCGACGGCGCGCGCGCCGACTCGGTGCCCAACCTGGAGATCGAGACGGGTGAGATCGTCGGCGCCGGGCACGCCAGTGCCACTGGCCGTTTCGACGACGAGCAACTGTTCTACCTACGCTCCCGCGGCATCCCCGAGGAGCAGGCGCGCCGCCTGGTCATCCGCGGCTTCTTCGCCGAAATCATCTCCAAGATCGCGGTGCCCGAGATACGGGAACGCCTGACCGCAGCGATTGAACACGAACTGGCCATCACGGAAAAGACGGAAACAACAGCCTCATGA